The following proteins are encoded in a genomic region of Aquifex aeolicus VF5:
- a CDS encoding valine--tRNA ligase, translated as MEIKEYNPREIEEKWSRYWIEKALYHVEKPDKRKKFSVVIPPPNVTGSLHMGHALNATLQDVIVRWQRMRGRECVWVPGFDHAGIATQYVVEKQLAKEGKSRLELGREEFLKKVWEWVPKSRNAIRTQLTKLGVSVDWKRERFTLDEGFSRAVRKAFRTLFEEGLIYRAEYIVNWCPNDRTALSDLEVEYEEEKGSLWYIKYPIVDENGKDTGEFITVATTRPETMLGDTAVAVNPNDDRYKHLVGKRARLPLVNWERKDLRGNSVSNLIPIIADERVKMDFGTGAVKITPAHDPLDFEIGKTHDLPFVRVIDETGRMNENAGDFAGMDRYEAREAIVAKLREDELLEKEEEITHSVGHCYRCKTVIEPMVSVQWFVKVSDPRIKDISIKVVEEGIKEREEKELFVQLAQVEELSVVIPLKEEGRHKIVVVLDKTAKFLVGKREGELAYIYYPKGDERTLEFAKRLAEEFKDYEFMVAYEGLPKIVVMGNEQLVEPGSYLFVYDGKKLDLYKLEGEKPKFLKTLGKGEADLEVTQKSIQIKPERIKKVEEREKRVKFIPEHWKKFYLDWMYNLKDWCISRQIWWGHRIPVWYCKDCGNVNVFTDDDFDRAHDKIIFNLIADGKIDQEFTPEEVEKVLKSPHFVHPEMTVLDFYKKFVFHRYYNMDITADSLRLLFTQDMNPMAMLTPGVSTRNIYKYDSQKKKWKMVLRCKKCGSENLEQERDVLDTWFSSALWPFGVFGWPESTEDLKNLYPTDLLVTGFDIIFFWVARMIMMGTHFMKDIPFYDVYVHALVRDKYGRKMSKTIGNVIDPLDIIERYGADALRFTLAILTVQGRDIKLAEEKFEGYKHFANKIWNAARYVLMNTPEDFIARIPYMAPLKPEDKWIITKLNETAEEVNKALENYQYSQAAHAIYEFFWSDYCDWYIEFTKERIYKKAPEDNEEEKAKVENERTTALYTLHYVLEKALRILHPFMPYITEELWHKLPNAEGESISLAEFPQKNEDEIYEEDKQKVERLKEIISAIRAIRSDLQIKPSEKIKASFKTESEFSRRVIQEFKNHILNLAKLESFEEVSQRPQNTVATFSKDTEIYVHIEGHVDLDKLIQSYEKKREKLLKELERVNKKLSNENFLKKAPVEVVEKEKQIKEELENDLKKVEEILKVLRS; from the coding sequence ATGGAGATTAAAGAGTACAACCCGAGGGAAATAGAGGAAAAGTGGAGCAGGTACTGGATAGAGAAGGCACTCTACCACGTGGAAAAACCCGATAAAAGGAAGAAGTTTTCCGTTGTTATACCTCCGCCAAACGTCACGGGTTCCCTTCACATGGGACACGCCCTGAACGCAACCCTTCAGGACGTTATCGTGAGATGGCAGAGGATGAGAGGAAGGGAGTGTGTATGGGTTCCCGGGTTTGACCACGCGGGTATAGCGACCCAGTACGTCGTTGAAAAGCAGCTCGCAAAGGAAGGAAAGAGCAGGCTTGAACTTGGTAGGGAAGAGTTTTTAAAGAAGGTATGGGAGTGGGTACCAAAGTCCAGAAACGCAATAAGGACACAACTCACAAAACTTGGTGTCTCCGTTGACTGGAAGAGGGAACGCTTTACCTTGGACGAGGGATTTTCAAGGGCGGTAAGGAAGGCTTTCAGAACACTCTTTGAAGAGGGTTTAATATACAGAGCGGAATACATAGTAAACTGGTGTCCTAATGATAGAACCGCACTTTCGGACCTTGAGGTTGAGTACGAAGAAGAAAAGGGAAGTCTCTGGTACATAAAGTACCCCATAGTGGACGAAAACGGAAAGGACACGGGAGAGTTCATAACCGTTGCAACCACGAGACCCGAAACAATGCTCGGAGACACGGCGGTAGCGGTGAACCCGAATGACGATAGGTATAAACACCTTGTAGGCAAAAGGGCTAGACTTCCCCTTGTCAACTGGGAAAGGAAGGATCTTAGAGGAAACTCCGTATCAAACCTCATTCCCATAATAGCGGACGAAAGGGTAAAGATGGACTTCGGAACGGGAGCGGTGAAAATCACCCCCGCCCACGACCCTCTGGACTTTGAAATAGGAAAGACCCACGACCTTCCCTTTGTAAGGGTCATAGACGAGACGGGAAGGATGAACGAAAACGCGGGAGACTTTGCGGGAATGGACCGCTACGAGGCAAGGGAAGCCATAGTCGCAAAACTGAGAGAAGACGAACTCCTGGAAAAGGAAGAGGAAATCACCCACTCCGTAGGGCACTGTTACAGGTGTAAGACCGTAATAGAACCTATGGTCTCGGTTCAATGGTTCGTGAAAGTCTCCGACCCCAGAATAAAGGACATTTCCATAAAGGTAGTTGAAGAGGGAATAAAGGAAAGGGAAGAAAAAGAACTCTTCGTTCAACTCGCACAGGTAGAGGAACTCAGCGTAGTAATTCCTCTGAAGGAGGAAGGAAGGCACAAGATAGTAGTAGTTCTGGACAAAACAGCCAAGTTTCTTGTCGGAAAGAGAGAAGGAGAGCTCGCATACATATACTACCCCAAGGGTGATGAGAGGACCCTTGAATTCGCAAAGAGACTCGCGGAAGAGTTCAAAGACTACGAGTTCATGGTCGCGTACGAGGGACTTCCAAAGATAGTTGTAATGGGAAACGAACAACTGGTAGAGCCTGGAAGCTACCTTTTTGTCTACGACGGTAAGAAGCTTGACCTTTATAAACTGGAAGGGGAAAAGCCCAAGTTCTTGAAAACCCTCGGAAAGGGAGAGGCGGATTTAGAAGTAACCCAGAAGTCAATTCAGATAAAACCCGAAAGGATTAAGAAAGTAGAGGAAAGGGAGAAGAGGGTAAAGTTTATTCCCGAACACTGGAAGAAATTCTACCTTGATTGGATGTACAACCTGAAAGACTGGTGTATCTCAAGGCAGATATGGTGGGGCCACAGGATACCGGTTTGGTATTGCAAGGACTGCGGGAACGTAAACGTCTTCACGGACGACGACTTTGATAGGGCACACGACAAGATAATCTTCAACCTTATAGCGGACGGAAAGATAGACCAAGAGTTTACCCCTGAAGAAGTAGAAAAGGTGTTAAAGTCCCCTCACTTCGTCCACCCCGAGATGACAGTTCTTGACTTTTACAAAAAGTTCGTCTTTCACAGATACTACAACATGGACATAACCGCGGATTCCCTCAGACTCCTCTTTACTCAGGACATGAACCCTATGGCCATGCTCACTCCCGGCGTGTCCACGAGGAACATTTACAAGTACGACTCCCAGAAAAAGAAGTGGAAGATGGTTCTCAGGTGCAAAAAGTGCGGTTCTGAGAACTTAGAACAGGAAAGGGACGTTCTTGATACGTGGTTCTCTTCGGCTCTCTGGCCTTTTGGAGTGTTCGGCTGGCCCGAAAGCACGGAGGACCTCAAAAACCTCTACCCCACGGACTTGCTTGTCACGGGCTTTGACATAATCTTCTTCTGGGTTGCGAGAATGATTATGATGGGAACGCACTTTATGAAGGACATACCCTTTTATGATGTTTACGTTCACGCCCTCGTGAGGGATAAATACGGAAGGAAGATGTCTAAAACCATAGGAAACGTAATAGACCCCCTTGACATAATAGAGCGCTACGGAGCGGACGCTCTGAGGTTCACGCTCGCAATCCTGACCGTTCAGGGAAGGGACATAAAACTCGCGGAGGAGAAGTTTGAAGGATATAAACACTTTGCGAACAAAATATGGAACGCCGCAAGGTACGTTTTAATGAACACACCGGAGGACTTCATAGCGCGAATTCCCTACATGGCACCCTTGAAACCCGAAGACAAGTGGATAATAACGAAACTCAACGAAACTGCGGAGGAAGTAAACAAAGCCCTTGAAAATTACCAATACTCTCAGGCGGCTCACGCCATATACGAGTTCTTCTGGAGCGATTACTGCGATTGGTATATAGAGTTCACAAAGGAAAGAATTTACAAAAAGGCCCCGGAAGATAACGAAGAGGAAAAGGCAAAGGTGGAAAACGAAAGGACTACCGCACTCTACACCCTTCACTACGTTCTGGAAAAAGCCCTCAGAATTCTCCACCCCTTCATGCCCTACATAACCGAGGAACTCTGGCACAAACTCCCGAACGCCGAAGGAGAGAGCATATCCTTAGCGGAATTTCCCCAGAAAAACGAAGATGAGATATACGAAGAGGACAAACAGAAGGTTGAGAGGTTAAAAGAAATAATCTCTGCGATAAGGGCTATCCGTTCGGACCTCCAAATAAAACCGAGCGAAAAGATAAAGGCTTCCTTTAAAACTGAGAGCGAGTTTTCCAGAAGAGTAATTCAAGAGTTCAAGAACCACATACTCAACCTCGCAAAACTTGAAAGCTTTGAAGAAGTCTCTCAAAGGCCTCAGAACACCGTGGCCACATTCTCAAAGGACACCGAGATATACGTCCACATAGAGGGACACGTGGACCTCGATAAACTTATTCAGTCTTACGAAAAGAAGAGAGAAAAGCTTTTAAAAGAACTTGAAAGGGTAAACAAGAAACTTTCTAACGAGAACTTCCTGAAGAAAGCTCCCGTGGAAGTTGTTGAGAAAGAAAAGCAGATTAAGGAAGAACTTGAGAACGACTTAAAGAAAGTTGAGGAAATCCTGAAGGTTCTCCGCTCCTGA
- a CDS encoding sulfurtransferase TusA family protein, whose translation MENVKEDRTLDLSGLSCPLPVVMTSETMRKMEEGQVLKVISTDPGFERDIWSWAKQSGNILLKVEKEDGKTIAYIKKASEAHEPSLWYWIKFHSLGVKLHIRQFCIQINPFVKKPTHFITFSAISEGTRAEKELKKLGEKDAVLIPIPDEIDPRCGVVLAVHGEKKAREIYEKLKDMDIAVEAIYEKKGKEYERVYP comes from the coding sequence ATGGAAAACGTAAAGGAAGACAGGACCTTGGATCTATCTGGGCTCAGTTGTCCTCTCCCTGTCGTTATGACATCTGAAACGATGAGAAAAATGGAAGAAGGGCAGGTTTTAAAGGTGATTTCCACGGATCCGGGTTTTGAGAGGGATATATGGAGCTGGGCAAAGCAAAGTGGGAATATACTTCTCAAGGTTGAGAAAGAAGACGGAAAGACGATAGCTTACATAAAGAAGGCAAGCGAGGCACACGAGCCATCACTCTGGTACTGGATAAAGTTCCACTCCTTAGGTGTAAAGCTCCACATAAGGCAGTTCTGTATACAGATAAACCCCTTCGTAAAGAAACCCACGCACTTTATAACCTTCAGTGCCATCTCCGAAGGAACGAGGGCTGAAAAAGAACTGAAAAAACTCGGTGAGAAAGATGCAGTTCTGATACCAATTCCGGATGAAATAGACCCGAGGTGCGGAGTTGTTCTCGCTGTTCACGGCGAGAAAAAGGCAAGGGAGATTTACGAAAAGTTAAAGGATATGGACATAGCGGTTGAAGCCATTTACGAAAAGAAAGGAAAAGAGTACGAGAGAGTTTACCCTTAA
- the polX gene encoding DNA polymerase/3'-5' exonuclease PolX: MSRKNQELAKIFERMADILEFLGENPYRIRTYRRVANLISELQEDVEKAFYTRKLHHMPGIGESTLLKIEEFLKTGTIKKYEELRRMVPEDLLELLDAPGVGPKTLKIAYEQLGIRTKEEFIEALKKGKFNKIRGFGPVKALKILRGIELWEKSKERISLIEAYPMAQEVLKYMERIKDKYENISIAGSLRRMKETIGDIDILVSAKKENWKAIHEHFTKYPGLLEVLAKGETKSSIILDTGRQVDLRTVEPISWGAALQYFTGSKQHNIRIRDIAKEKGLKVNEYGVFKVDTEERIAGETEEGVYEVLGMQWIPPELREDWGEIELALEHKLPRLVELKDIKGDLHMHTNWSDGVNTLEEMVETAYKLGYQYIVIGDHSQSARVANGLDPERYKQQWKEIDRLNKEYNPKGFYILKGAEVDILPDGSLDLPDEVLEQFDFVVASVHSRFEQDNTERIIKAMENPYVNMIGHPTGKQYGYREGYPVNIEKLIQKAKETGTALELNTQRMDLSPENVRKCMEAGVYIGIVTDAHSARQLHLMFLGVGLARRGWATPDKVINTFDLEGLKEFVYKKRKNLARA; encoded by the coding sequence ATGTCCAGAAAGAATCAGGAACTTGCAAAAATCTTTGAGAGAATGGCCGATATCCTTGAATTCCTCGGAGAAAATCCCTACAGGATAAGAACGTACAGGAGGGTGGCAAACCTCATAAGCGAGCTCCAGGAAGACGTTGAAAAGGCTTTTTATACGAGAAAACTCCACCACATGCCCGGGATAGGTGAGTCAACACTATTAAAAATAGAAGAATTCCTGAAGACCGGAACTATAAAGAAGTATGAAGAACTGAGACGCATGGTTCCCGAAGACCTGCTGGAACTCCTTGACGCTCCGGGAGTCGGACCGAAGACCTTAAAGATAGCTTACGAACAGCTCGGAATAAGGACAAAAGAGGAGTTTATAGAGGCCCTTAAAAAGGGAAAGTTTAACAAGATCAGAGGATTTGGCCCCGTAAAGGCTTTAAAAATACTGAGGGGAATAGAACTCTGGGAAAAGAGCAAGGAAAGGATATCCCTGATAGAAGCATACCCGATGGCTCAGGAAGTATTGAAGTACATGGAAAGGATTAAGGATAAGTACGAAAACATCTCAATAGCGGGAAGTTTGAGGAGAATGAAGGAAACAATAGGGGATATTGACATACTCGTTTCCGCCAAGAAGGAAAACTGGAAAGCTATTCACGAGCACTTTACCAAGTATCCGGGACTTTTAGAAGTTCTTGCAAAGGGAGAGACAAAGTCGAGCATTATTCTCGATACGGGGAGGCAGGTGGACCTCAGAACCGTAGAGCCCATAAGCTGGGGTGCGGCCCTTCAGTACTTCACCGGTTCGAAACAGCACAACATAAGGATAAGGGACATAGCAAAGGAAAAGGGTCTGAAGGTAAACGAGTACGGAGTGTTTAAGGTGGACACGGAAGAAAGGATTGCAGGAGAAACGGAAGAAGGTGTTTACGAAGTCCTTGGCATGCAGTGGATACCTCCCGAGCTAAGGGAAGACTGGGGAGAGATAGAACTCGCCCTTGAACACAAGCTTCCAAGACTTGTAGAACTCAAAGACATAAAAGGGGACCTTCACATGCACACAAACTGGAGCGACGGGGTGAACACCCTTGAGGAGATGGTGGAAACAGCTTATAAGCTTGGTTATCAGTACATAGTCATAGGGGATCACTCCCAGAGTGCTAGGGTTGCGAACGGCCTTGATCCAGAAAGGTATAAACAGCAGTGGAAGGAAATAGATAGGCTAAACAAGGAGTATAACCCTAAGGGTTTTTACATACTAAAAGGGGCGGAAGTGGACATTCTCCCGGACGGTTCTCTGGACCTTCCCGACGAAGTGCTGGAGCAGTTTGACTTTGTCGTGGCTTCGGTTCACTCGCGGTTTGAGCAGGACAACACTGAAAGAATTATAAAGGCTATGGAAAACCCTTACGTGAACATGATAGGGCACCCGACCGGAAAACAGTACGGTTACAGGGAAGGTTATCCCGTAAACATAGAAAAACTCATACAAAAGGCCAAAGAAACGGGAACAGCCCTTGAGTTGAACACCCAGAGGATGGATTTATCTCCCGAAAACGTGAGGAAGTGTATGGAAGCGGGAGTTTATATAGGGATAGTGACGGACGCCCACTCTGCAAGGCAACTGCACTTAATGTTTCTGGGAGTAGGACTCGCAAGGAGAGGTTGGGCTACGCCAGATAAAGTAATAAATACCTTTGATTTAGAAGGCTTAAAAGAATTCGTTTACAAAAAGAGGAAGAACTTAGCGAGGGCTTAA
- a CDS encoding amidohydrolase family protein, with protein MLVDAHTHLELFAISEVPFHEFKKKEELLKFLKSLKRDYLVAYGLDYGLGITPEDLNTVNFPLLLIYKDGHKGILNKHMKKLLNKEGYFLVEHELWEAANKLKPKGEALRKAIRNALKKAKEMGISEVHDYVDEEVARIYFSEELPINVVLMPYYESLKSVLKLFEQKGESEKLQLGWVKVYLDGSISARTAHLKEPYRDTKTKGKLLISEEKLLKILKELESLNLRASLHAIGDGAIEVAIKAFEKLEPKLKYHRIEHAELISEDQIRRVKELNLLLCMQPNFTCYYREIYLEALGEERTKRINPIDLVDKIGAPLIFGTDMMPFDVNYALNCAKEKLPEEKVLYYFGGWKRDRDYVKLN; from the coding sequence ATGCTCGTAGACGCCCACACGCACCTGGAGCTCTTCGCCATATCTGAGGTCCCTTTTCACGAATTCAAGAAAAAGGAAGAGCTCTTAAAGTTTTTGAAATCCCTAAAAAGGGATTATCTGGTTGCCTACGGACTTGATTACGGTCTGGGAATTACGCCCGAAGATTTAAACACCGTTAACTTCCCTCTTCTCCTAATCTACAAGGACGGACACAAAGGGATTTTGAACAAACATATGAAGAAACTCCTGAATAAAGAGGGCTATTTCCTTGTGGAACACGAACTCTGGGAAGCGGCAAACAAGTTAAAACCAAAGGGTGAAGCCCTGAGAAAAGCAATAAGGAATGCCCTTAAAAAGGCAAAGGAGATGGGAATTTCAGAGGTTCACGACTACGTTGACGAGGAAGTTGCAAGGATTTACTTCTCCGAAGAGCTTCCGATAAACGTGGTCCTTATGCCCTACTACGAGAGTTTAAAAAGTGTTTTAAAACTATTTGAACAAAAAGGGGAAAGTGAGAAACTCCAACTTGGTTGGGTGAAGGTTTACCTTGACGGCTCTATTTCCGCCAGAACCGCTCACCTGAAGGAGCCCTACAGAGATACTAAAACAAAAGGAAAACTTTTAATCTCTGAAGAGAAACTCTTAAAAATCTTGAAGGAACTGGAGAGTTTGAACCTAAGGGCTTCCCTTCACGCCATAGGGGACGGAGCGATAGAGGTCGCCATAAAGGCTTTTGAAAAACTTGAGCCAAAGCTCAAGTACCACCGTATAGAACACGCGGAACTAATAAGTGAGGACCAGATAAGGAGAGTAAAAGAGCTCAACTTGCTCCTCTGCATGCAACCAAACTTCACCTGCTACTATAGGGAAATTTATTTAGAAGCCCTCGGTGAGGAGAGAACGAAAAGGATTAACCCGATAGACCTTGTGGATAAGATAGGGGCACCTCTCATTTTCGGGACGGACATGATGCCCTTTGACGTGAATTACGCCCTGAATTGTGCGAAGGAAAAGCTTCCGGAGGAAAAGGTTCTATATTACTTCGGCGGATGGAAAAGGGATAGGGATTACGTTAAGCTAAATTAA
- the mobA gene encoding molybdenum cofactor guanylyltransferase MobA, which yields MNTCYVLAGGKSKRFGEDKLLYEIKGKKVIERVYETAKSVFKEVYIVAKDREKFSFLNAPVVLDEFEESASIIGLYTALKHAKEENVFVLSGDLPLMKKETVLYVLENFKEPVSVAKTEKLHTLVGVYSKKLLEKIEERIKKGDYRIWALLKDVGYNEVEIPEELRYTLLNMNTKEDLKRILAIENHY from the coding sequence GTGAATACCTGCTACGTGCTCGCGGGAGGGAAGAGTAAAAGATTCGGAGAGGACAAACTACTCTATGAGATAAAGGGGAAAAAAGTCATAGAAAGGGTGTACGAAACAGCAAAAAGCGTTTTTAAAGAGGTTTACATAGTGGCAAAAGACAGAGAGAAGTTTTCCTTCTTAAACGCTCCCGTGGTTCTGGACGAGTTTGAAGAAAGTGCTTCTATAATTGGTCTTTATACCGCTCTAAAACACGCAAAAGAGGAAAACGTATTTGTACTTTCTGGTGACCTTCCCTTAATGAAAAAGGAGACTGTACTTTACGTCCTTGAGAATTTTAAAGAACCCGTAAGCGTGGCAAAAACGGAAAAGCTGCACACACTCGTAGGTGTTTACTCAAAAAAACTTTTAGAAAAAATTGAAGAAAGGATAAAAAAGGGAGATTACAGAATATGGGCTCTTTTAAAGGATGTCGGATACAACGAGGTGGAAATACCAGAAGAGCTTAGATACACGCTACTTAACATGAATACAAAGGAAGACTTAAAAAGAATTCTTGCAATTGAAAATCATTATTAA
- a CDS encoding lytic transglycosylase domain-containing protein, giving the protein MLLFLTIILILVGGCTPKTKEVVLKNRNYVVIKEGKPALSEEDIIKLSRSLYVNKVNRPEVLRALKSLLTKRESLKYAFYRMKLYENIIVPILRSYGLPEEFKYLPIVESMYNPFAVSRSGAAGIWQLMPQTARRYGLIVRKDYDERFDVVKSTHAAAKYLRDLLEEFKNLELVLAAYNCGENCIRRNVNYNFWKERRKLPKETQNYVPLFLATLLIAQNPEYYGIHLYEPSREIAIVKVGIPMSVEDFLIMYSMNESRFRDLNPHIRGRKIPKNANVYVEERKLVKGEYLLRARGREE; this is encoded by the coding sequence ATGCTGCTTTTTTTAACAATAATACTTATCCTTGTGGGGGGATGCACACCGAAGACCAAGGAAGTAGTTCTGAAAAACAGGAACTACGTCGTAATTAAGGAAGGAAAACCCGCCCTCTCGGAGGAAGACATAATTAAATTGAGTCGTTCTCTTTACGTAAATAAAGTGAATAGACCGGAAGTTCTGAGAGCTTTGAAGAGCTTACTCACCAAAAGAGAATCCTTGAAGTATGCCTTTTACAGAATGAAGCTTTACGAAAATATAATAGTCCCCATACTCAGGAGCTACGGACTGCCCGAGGAGTTCAAGTACCTTCCGATTGTTGAGAGTATGTACAATCCCTTTGCGGTATCGCGGAGCGGAGCCGCGGGAATCTGGCAACTCATGCCACAAACTGCAAGGAGGTACGGACTTATAGTCAGGAAGGATTACGACGAGCGTTTTGACGTGGTAAAGTCCACCCACGCAGCGGCAAAGTATTTGAGGGATTTGCTTGAAGAGTTCAAAAACCTTGAGCTTGTCCTCGCTGCATACAACTGCGGTGAAAACTGCATAAGGAGAAATGTAAACTACAATTTCTGGAAAGAGAGGAGAAAGCTCCCAAAAGAGACTCAGAATTACGTTCCTCTCTTTCTTGCAACGCTTCTAATTGCTCAAAACCCTGAATATTACGGAATACATCTTTATGAACCCTCAAGAGAAATTGCTATAGTAAAGGTTGGCATACCTATGAGCGTTGAGGATTTCCTGATAATGTATTCCATGAACGAGTCAAGGTTCAGGGATTTAAATCCTCACATAAGGGGAAGAAAAATTCCCAAAAATGCGAACGTTTACGTGGAGGAAAGGAAGCTTGTCAAAGGTGAATACCTGCTACGTGCTCGCGGGAGGGAAGAGTAA
- a CDS encoding Fur family transcriptional regulator gives MILMRVNVEELKKEFTKFLKKKNMKVTKSRLNLIDLIADYNKHFEIEELVNWIANHKDKKVSRSTVYRTVKLLEEFGAVKEVIKKDNKTIYEFVIGRSHHDHLVCTECGRIIEFVDEEIEKLQEEICKKYNFKPAHHRLEIFGICEDCQKSK, from the coding sequence ATGATACTAATGAGGGTAAACGTTGAAGAACTAAAGAAGGAGTTTACTAAATTTTTGAAAAAGAAGAACATGAAAGTAACCAAATCCCGTTTAAACCTCATAGACCTTATAGCGGACTACAACAAACACTTTGAGATTGAGGAATTAGTAAACTGGATTGCAAATCACAAGGATAAAAAAGTTTCACGTTCTACCGTTTACAGAACCGTAAAACTCCTTGAAGAGTTCGGAGCTGTTAAGGAAGTAATAAAAAAGGACAATAAAACCATTTACGAGTTCGTTATTGGACGTTCTCACCACGACCATCTGGTGTGCACGGAATGCGGGAGGATAATAGAATTCGTTGATGAGGAGATAGAAAAGCTTCAGGAAGAAATATGCAAAAAGTACAACTTCAAGCCCGCTCACCACAGGCTTGAGATTTTCGGTATATGCGAAGACTGCCAGAAAAGTAAGTAA